ATCTCAAAAACAGGGACCGCAAAAACGTGTCAATGACAACGCTGGGTGAGAAGGCTGAAGAAGAAAAACCGGTAGATTTGAATGTCACTTCCTTTGCTAAGATAGCTAGATTTGAATGTCCATAAAGTATAGGTGCAAGCAAGCAGGAGCTCCCTTACATGGAACAAGGCATAAATTTGATGTCAAGACATTTCTTACGGAGAGGATTTGCATATAGTTCCCTAAAGTGGTATGATCATATCACAGGTCCCTATCCTGCACACCTTTGCATGTTATATCACAATCGCATTTAATTTCAAGATTAGACGACAGCTTGAGGATCTAACTAGTGTGAAGCCTGCGCTTTGCTGCGGACAAGTTTATTTTAAAATGCGTGTATATgaaatttgaatatatttttaaGCATACTCACAAATTTCAATCATTGTTTAAGTGCATAAACAAATGAAAATGTTAAACTTTGGCACAGCTAAGGCAATTTCAGTGGTAGCATCATTCGTGAAGTTACAACCTGAATTTTGTGACGTGTTAATCCAGCAATCGTTCTGCTTCTTTTGATTCTTTCCTAATGTCTTTCCACGAAGAGGTATCATTTCACCAAGAGAAACGCCTCTCCACGAAGGGACATCTTTTCATCAATGGTCGTGTCCCATGAGTAGATATATTTTAAACAAGGGACATCTTCACCAACAAATGTGTCTTTTAATCAAAGGACATGTTGTTCGTAGGCCCCAACCCATAAGATCTAACTGACTTGATTAATTCTCGATATAATCCGACGACTGTTCTTTTTAAAGTGGTGATGTGGCTTAACGCGGATGCTGCATTAGGAGTCAGTTTTAGAATAAAGAGATGCCAAAAATACTCTCCCCCTTCCCATATGGAACCAAGGCCCCATGACTTTATCAATGGTGACATTGTTGAGAAGTAGCCACGGGGCACAACTACTTCTGTGCACCGCACACCTTGGACCTTGATGCCTACCACTTGGGAGGaggagggggggagggggaggggtcgaCGTTAGTATATCTTGTACTTCAGTGGTAGCGAACTAGCAAGATGGTCAACAGTAGCAGGAGATCACATGATCAAGGACATGCAACAGCAAGCAAACCAAAAGAGGGGTGCTTTTAGGAAACAGTAATGTATTATGAAGCTCAGGATTAATAAAGGAATCTAGATTATTAGGAGCCCATATTGTTTATGGGAGGAAAAGGGCCTTAGCATCCAACTATATAAGGATGCCATGTATCTATGTTTGAGGCAAGCAAGAACAAGCAATTTAAACTCTGCCAGTTATTCTCTCGACTCAACCTATGTCTACACAATACCTAGCAGCCACGACATCTGGCTATCTTTAGCACTGTGGTTCTTAGAATAAGGATTGTGGACAATGTACCGAAAATAGGTATGCGATCAGCAATGAGGGCTATTTATCAAGCTACATTACCTCGGTCACAAGTAACAGAATACACAGATTGAGCTTGACAAGGACCAGTTATCAGCAGGACTAAAAAGCATACCTTTACTGGCATCCATGCAGCGTCCCAAGGTATCCCTGGGATCCATGTCATCCTGTGACAGAAAAGATTCAACATTTTCATCCAATCCTTCTTCCAGCAAACGGTCCACATCACCCTGTAATGAAGCATTTTTATTATTATActgccaaaaagaaagaaaaaatcgaTCAAACATATGAATACCAGTGGGTTTGCGGTAGATGTCAAGCTTCCAGTGCCATCAGAGCCAAACATTGCCAAGGGTTTTGCTGAAACACCATTCTGCTGAAGTTGTGGTACTGGCATCGGATCTCCTGGTGTATGAGTGGAAGGTGTCGAGGGTGCAGAACCTGGAGACGGGCCAGCAGTATTTCCAGTTCCTGAACTATTAGCTCTACCCGAGGAAGAGCCAGGCTTCTTTCTTTTCTTCGTTGACTGAACAACAAATAGTATTGTTTGTGTAAATGAACTGAGAACTAGTGTATCGGTCACTTCACTAATCTAAAGCAGTGGGAGGCAAAAATGAAACAACGATTTTTTAAAGTTGACCGGGGAGAGACCGGTAGCCTATAACCAAGAGGTTACCGAAAGTCTCCTATGATCCATTTCAGTTTGCTATGTTTTCTTTACACATTTGCTTGTCGAAGTACTGTATTTCTCTGGTGTTATATGAACACTAATATCATGTTACATCTTTACTAGTCTGAAAGCACCACTTTCCGGACTGATATACTTTTACAGTATTCTTTGCTCTGCACTACATCTTTACTAGTCTGAAAGCACCACTTTCTGGACTGATATAATTTTACCAGTCTGATGAGGTCTAGCTGGTTGGTCATATTTTTGTCACTGCTGGGAAGTAGATCTAAAACCATCAACAACGACAAAAAATGGAAGATCAAGAGTAACAGTAAGGGAAACAAGGAGCAGTAACAGCTCAGTTGATTTAGTGCTATAGATAAATGAACTGTAGTGCAGAGCAAAGAATACAATTGTATGTTTTTATAAACCCTAGAAGATGGATCATGGAGCTAGACACAGTGGTGTAGGCATGGCCAGATCATGTACCACAGCAAACTTAGCTCAGTTATTACTAATATTATATTGTGTGAAAATACATTATTTGGCAGGAAGATTTGAAAGAAAGTTATCAGCACATTCAGAACTTATGTATACTATAAACAGGAGGACTTTAGGTTTAATGATTAATGCAAAATAATCATAAAAGGCATTTGTGTGCTGCAAAAGTTTACTTGATCGGTGGCCCCAAAAGAATTCGGCATGCCCCCATCAACAGGCATATTTCCAGTTCCTGGCTTTTCTTGTTGGAGAAGCTGATTTGAGCTTTGAGACTGCTGACTAGAGACAGCCTGATGGTGCTGCTGTTGGCTATTGCTTTGTTGTTGTAAtagttgttgctgttgctgctggtgGTGGTGTGCATTAGCAATTTTCTTCTACTAAACAGAAAATTCTACATAAGAACATGGCAGCAGAAAAAAAAAGGCTAGAAGAATAACCCAAAGGCATATCTACAAGTtgaatcatcaaagacaaatgtaaCATAAAATTAGGTCATCTTATATCAAAAGGGAAGCATAACACATATGAGTGGAATAAAACAGACTTGGAAGATAGAGAACCGCAAAATCAATACCATAAAAGTAAAAATCCAGGAGCTAGAAAAAATTATGAACATTATGAGTTGTCTTTGCACTATTAAAATATTGGCCTTACCATGCCAAACACCTTATGGGGAATTAGATGTTTAGGCAATCAGGTAAAATGGCGAATATAAAATAACTCACACTCATTGTTTTGTCATTGCAGAAAATGCCAAAATATGATATCAGGCAACAAAAATACGTTATGAACAGATTGAGATGATGACATTTTGCCATGATGTTCTATCTTCTATGATCAAACCCCCCATCTATCATGGAACAGGAGTTGCCTTACCTCATACAATAAGCACTCGACACGATTAAAAATTAAAGATAAAATTTCACCGAGGAGAAAAATTAAACCTGTTAGTGGAGAAAATACAAGAAAATGAACACTCGGTTAAAAATGAAAAGGTCTACCTTTATTAGCATGTCTATATCACCACCACTTTGACTAGGAGAGCCAATATTTGGAATGATATCTCCACCGCTTGTGGTCTGCCCATCCCGCCCAAGAACTACATTCCTGTTGTTAAACATCATCCTCAATCTTCTGCTGTCAACATCACTAGATGTTGGGGAAGCCATATTTTGCTGCGCCTGCAACGCAagctgctgctgttgttgtggAGTCAGAAATTGGATCTGTTGTTGCAATTGATGTTGATTCTGCATGAATGACTTCTGCTGTAGAATTCCAGACCGAAGTTGCTCAAGTCCCTGCTGAAATAAACAAAGCAGAATGCATgtcaaaacaaggttaaaatttagcATCCTTACTAGCAGATGTCAAATCACATATTTGCTATTTGACATTATATTGGaaaagaaatactccctccgttccataatgtagtgcgatatagattttttgaaaagtcaaactttccaagctttgaccaagtttatagagaaactatttatatctacaataccaaatgtataaaatatgaaactacatcgtatgatgaatctaatggtatatgtttggcattctagatgtaaatgtttttcaccACAAACTTGGTCAAAATTTGTGAGGTTTGACTTTCTGAAAAAACTATATGCCCAACATTATAAAACAGAAAATATATATGCCCAACAttatgaaacagagggagtacaaaactaGCCTTTGTTCCACAAATTGCTTGCAATGACATTGTCTGTGATTCCACTATATTTTAACTGTACGTAAACCACACAAAATTACTTAAGAGAGGGGTCAGAGAGAGCCATAGACAAGGTCCGGGATATGATAGCATAAAGGTGAGATCCGCTAGGGCAATATCAAATTGTGCAAATCAACAGAAGAAAGAACAGACATGGTCATAATGTACCAGGTAAACACAAAACAGATCAACGCAAATTTAGATGCTTCCCTTGGTCAGTTAAGTACTACAAAAAATACTATGCTATTACCAACTATGGCAAGTGTGTGTCCCATAAAATAATCGTCAGGTTTCATCAACGTAGGGGAATTCAGTCTAAGCTGAATCAATACTGAATAGAAGGACATTAATCATAAGTGGAGTGTacgtaactactccctccgttcggaattacttgtcgcagaaatggatgtatctagacgtattttagttctagatacacccatttccgagacaagtaattccgaacggagggagtaggattcAAGTTGGGGCCCTTGCAGTTTTTGACTGGTTACTGTCGTAACTGGAAAAAAATCCGTTTCAATTTTAAAAAAGATTTAGGCCTGAAATTAAATTCAGACACTTTATACAGAAAACCCTTAGGCCTGAAATCTCCCGCAACAAATTTGAACCCTGAATACAACACTGATGAAGAAGCACAAAATAGTAAAATTTTGTCATAAACTAAACCCTTACTGTGAGTGGCCATCCTTTGAGAGTCAAATTATTGGCAGCTTGATTAGATCCTGTTAAGAATGCATCTAAATTAGCCTCACAAAACTGGTCACCCAACTAAGAAAAATACAAAATTGGAAATAAGAATAGTgggaaaaatgaaaaaataaatgacGTGAGTAGTGGAGAATAGTAATTCATTGGAGCAGAATAATAATATTACCTTGTAGACCCATGAATGACCCCTCAGGACCAGCAGCTCTAGGTGTCAAAATGGGATTTATCTCTGTCTTGATACTCTGCTAAAAGAACACATAAATAGTTTTTTCTTGTTTTCACAGCTGAGTATAGTTAGGGCTGACAGATAATAGATAAATCAGGAAGACACAAGGGACTAACCTGAGCATGCCCTGGAAGTTGGGGGCTTCTACCCTGAATTTGTTGCATAGTGCCCGACAAACCACCAATGGAACCATGCAAAATTTGCCTATATAGGGGGCAAATGTTAACATATTAAAAAAAATACGGAATAAAATatatcatttggtctgactaataaagaaacagtatgtgcttccatatAGGGATGAAAACGGAACAGAAACGGACGGAACTGGGTGCTACCACattttttttcggtttttttttttttgcggaagcGGAAACGGATACAGAAACCCCAGAAATGAATATGGAAACAGTTACTAGCGGGAACAAATGCGGAGTGGACACGGCAACAAAAGCAGGTGTTGATTGGAACTTAAACACGCTTTAACCATAAATTGATCAattgttaacatggctacaaaGTAATATAGGGTGTGTTTGCTTTACAACCAACAACAACCACACCAAAATATTGGCGTGCCCGTATGATTTGGCTAACGTTTGGATTGATGCCAAAACTTTGGCTTGCCCAGCACGCCCTGGGTCTTCCCATGTTATTCTCGCCAATTCGTTGGCGCGCCGTCGGCGCAGAAAACGCTCGCCAAAAAATTGGCGACTTCGGTGCCCTCTCTTTCATACTTCATGAGTACGCTTTGTTCGATTGGCAGGCGTATTATCCGGACAGATAAACGCTAACTGAATCATGCGCCATCGCATAACTACCTGATTATATTGGGTGTTTGCCTCCGTAATTATCTGCGGCACTTTTTTCTGTGTGAGATTCGATCCACGCGCGCCGTGCATGCCCGTCCCGCCTCCGTAATCCAAAGCAGCCCTCACCTCTTACTAATTACAGCAATTTGTTTCCTAATTGTGTTTCCTTTTTTCTTGTTATCCCGGGTATACTTGCGTTTGCAATGTCGTGGAGTTTAGTCCCGTTGGCCCTATTAATACTTTtcgttttttccttcttttttttcttattacgGGAAGGCCATGTAGTGTTTTATGTGTCTCACTGTTTTATTAGCTGAAGATTGAAAGTAAACTAGAATCAAACTAAGGACTAACCCAGCACATGTTGCCATGCACTAACCCAGTTGGCTCGATTGGCAGGCGTATTATCCGGACAGATAAACGCTAACTGAATCATGCGCCATCGCATAACTACCTGATTATATTGGGTGTTTGCCTCCGTAATTATCTGCGGCACTTTTTTCTGTGTGAGATTCGATCCACGCGCGCCGTGCATGCCCGTCCCGCCTCCGTAATCCAAAGCAGCCCTCACCTCTTACTAATTACAGCAATTTGTTTCCTAATTGTGTTTCCTTTTTTCTTGTTATCCCGGGTATACTTGCGTTTGCAATGTCGTGGAGTTTAGTCCCGTTGGCCCTATTAATACTTTtcgttttttccttcttttttttcttattacgGGAAGGCCATGTAGTGTTTTATGTGTCTCACTGTTTTATTAGCTGAAGATTGAAAGTAAACTAGAATCAAACTAAGGACTAACCCAGCACATGTTGCCATGCACTAACCCAGTTGGCTCCAAACCAAACGAAAGTCTAGCAATTTTGCCAAAAAATTAGCATGTAACAATGGCTATAAACCAAACAAcaacaccttaccaaaattttggtcatgcccTTGCTTTGGTCATGCCAATATTTTGGTGGGGCTAGCTGAGGCACAAACCAAACACACCCATAATTAGGTTAGTGAATTAGCATAGTATTGTAGTAGTACTGGAAAATTGCGTATAGGGTCTATTTGAGTACGTGTGTGGTAGTAGAAGTTGAGCCATTCTGCTCACTGTGTCATTGTGTGTTGTTTGGTGGCTGAGCTACAAAACAGCCATAGGCCCATAGTAAGAACGGAAATTCTATATTCACGGAAACAGAGAGTTCCGTTTCCATGTCTGTTCCGTCGGAAAATGCCCTTCTGTTTTTGTTTCCGTTTCCGCATAAAAAATTATGTTCCCGTTTCCGTTTTGCAAATTTCCATTTCCAAATTTCCTCTCCTTCTCAGATTTTCCCCCGGAAACTACTTTCATAGGGCGTACGCATCTACACTCCATACACATTGAAAACCTTACAATTGATGCACGTCCAGGATTATTAACATCTAGGCTCTAAGGAGAAGGCAGCAAGGATAGCCAGCCACACCAGCAAGTCTAAGTGTGGCATCTAAATGATGATTTTGTAACTTTTAACAAGAATGCTAAAATGTCATCAGCTACTTCTGTATGCAGAACATTTTTTGTTAAAGCACTTAATAATTTACAAGTTCAGCGAGTACCCTGAGGATTGTCCACTTGCAGCTGCTTTCAGCAGTGATGTTTCATTCGGATCAAGTAGTTGCCCAGCATTTTCTCCATACCTTTGCTGCAACTGAAAGTTTCAATGTCATAACGAGTAATAAGAAATGAACTTATTTTTCTTTTGAGGAAAACATAAATGAAAACCTTTTAGAGTCAACTAAAAGAATTTAGAACAATGGATGTAACTACAGTGATACCTTCATAGATGTGTCTTCCAAAGAGTCTCTCTGGGAAGGCAACTTTAACCTCTCCTCATACATTTTGGTCGCCATAACATTTGCGGTACTTTGGTTTTGTCGCATTAAAGGATTGTTTCCAGAAAGTCCACTTGAAGTACCATTAAGAAGATAAGAATCATCtctacgctgctgctgctgctgctgttgctgctgctgctgttgctgctgctgctgctgctgttgctgctgttggtgctGCTGATGttggtgctgctgctgctgatgttgctgctgctgctgttgtgcgGCTCTTTGTAACAACATTTGTTGCATTTGTATATGCTGTGGTTGCTGCTGCCGCTGTTGAGGTAACTGCTGTTGTTGGTCCCGGGCTTTCATGAGCTGCGTCTGAAAAGAGAGCAGCACATTCTAGCTGAGTTAGAACTACCAATCCAGGACAAAAGATGCCTCAGAATCACAGCTATTGATGCAGCACAAATAAAATTGTGATTTTCTAATGCAATTAATTAGATCAATATGCAACAAAGTGGCCTTGACAAGCGAAAACATAGAAAACAACATTGTATTATTAATATGTAAAATAAAACATATGTGACGACGGCGGAATTTCCCAGCTATAGTGGATGTAACACATGTAACAAGAAGTTTAAGAACTAAGAACTTGTTTAGTTCGTCAGAAGTAATGGGAAGGTAAACGTGGTTGAAAAACAGTATCACACTGTTAATGTAAATGGAATGGAATGGAAGAAAGTTCAATCTTGTTTGGTTAGCATGAAATATGACGTTAACTAATTGCAAAGCTAGGTCTGTCTTCTTTAACCTGTAGGATGCAACTAGGAAGAACATCCACAAATGGAATTCAAACCACCAAACAACGAAGGATACAAATTGGTATTTTCAATCATTTACGTCCAGCACCAATTTACAAAAAATTCAATGATTAGAAGGGATTTCATCTGcggaaaaaaaacaaaaatagaacaTGGGAGAAGAACAAAAATTGAATCAGCCCTCATAAGACATAGCAGATTAGAAAAAAATCGATCTAGAGCGCATCAATCAAAACCCAAAAGATCTCCTGAGTGGCAGCCCAGCCACGATTTCACGTCTCCCCCATGCCTCGACCAAAACTCTGGCGTCGCTAAGATCCAATTGCATGAGATGGGGGTCATGGAGAATGAATCAGGTCTGGCAGTTTGATGGAAGGGAAGAATGATGCGACCGGTTTGTGGCGACGTTGGCACCCTGTAGCCAGGGGAGATCGTGGAGAATACATCGTGGTCTCCTGGGGATAAACTCGTATGGGagattttcctttttttcttacaGGAGCTCAGATGCGATTAAACCGGATCTCGGGCGGAAACAGAATTCCACTAGGCCGGGAGCTGATACTGCGGCAACTGATTATGACCCAATCAAAACAAACACCGGTGTAAATGGATCACCTCCTAAGTGTTATTTAAAAGCAATAGAAAATGAACAAAACGAATTTTAGTAAACAAAAAGGGCCTCACAGGCCTTGCAGTAAAATTGGTTACTGACTCACGAACCAAACACTTCCTAAGTGTCATTTAGCTGTAACAGCAAACAAATTGTAGTGAACCAAAGGACCTCGCAGGCCCTGCAGACTAAAATTAGTGACATTTCACATCAGATTACAGGTCACATAGGATTTTTAGTTCATTTTAAGTTTCTTCAGTAGATCCCTCATAATAAGGATAATCAAATGCATAACTGTTTACCTCAATATATGACGCTGCAACATCTGAATGCTTCTCGTTTGTTCTTGCTATGAATATATCCCAAAAAACTGACCACCACTCAAAAAGAAACCCACCAGGTGCATCAATTGCTGCATGGAAACACAGCCTAAAAAGTGAGCAATAGTTTTCATGAACAAATGTTTAAAGGGAAAGGTTGCAAAAACCAGGACATAAGTAGTTAAACTTGCTGAGAAGCACATACCAACTGGATCTGAAGAAACCTTCCCTTCTGATTGGAAGGCCTTTGCAGTTGCCTGCAAATTTCTCTTCATAAAATAGTCGTATATGTAAACATCGAGCCTGTTTCAGCAAGCAGTTAAACATTAGTCCTTAGGGTGAAGGTTAAATGCACTAagacatactccctctgtccggaattacttgtaGCAGAAATGGATGAAaacagatgtatctagaactaaaatacgtctacatacatccattactccgacaagtatttctggacagaGGGAATACAATTCTTCAACTACAAGTACAATACCATTCAAAAGACCCGCAACCAGTATGGTGAATAACCAGCTTGGGCATAAAACATTAAGACTTGAATGGCACATTTATGCTGCATCAATGTATATTCATTTTGTTTCTTCAACTTTTATTTTAACACTAGCACATCGTCACCTAGAGTGATCCTATGCACGACAAATGCTTAGGTTTGCTAGTGAACGTTTCCGTGAAACACTGAAAAATCATGAAAAGTATTAGTAGGTCTAGTTCCCAGAAGCAGAATGAGATATTTCACCTCCTTCCTCATACAAGAAATGTTGAAACTCAGATGTGAGTTCAAATCTAGTCATTGATGTGTAAGGAATCAACTTATTCGCTGGTACTTCCCTCCATACTATCTTCCTGAAGAAGATTACCGCAGCCCATGAACCAAATCGAACTCCCTTGTCTTATATCCATAATGGATAGGTCAACTATTACTACTGGTATTTCAAATCTGATGGACAAGTTATCCTGCTGTTCTCAAATCTCCAAATCAGTTCTCTGATATTTGAGAGATCATCACGACAGATTATCACTGAAGAGCTATATAGTCA
The Triticum dicoccoides isolate Atlit2015 ecotype Zavitan chromosome 3A, WEW_v2.0, whole genome shotgun sequence genome window above contains:
- the LOC119268344 gene encoding transcriptional corepressor LEUNIG-like isoform X4 encodes the protein MSQTNWEADKMLDVYIYDYFMKRNLQATAKAFQSEGKVSSDPVAIDAPGGFLFEWWSVFWDIFIARTNEKHSDVAASYIETQLMKARDQQQQLPQQRQQQPQHIQMQQMLLQRAAQQQQQQHQQQQHQHQQHQQQQQQQQQQQQQQQQQQQQQQRRDDSYLLNGTSSGLSGNNPLMRQNQSTANVMATKMYEERLKLPSQRDSLEDTSMKQRYGENAGQLLDPNETSLLKAAASGQSSGQILHGSIGGLSGTMQQIQGRSPQLPGHAQQSIKTEINPILTPRAAGPEGSFMGLQGSNQAANNLTLKGWPLTQGLEQLRSGILQQKSFMQNQHQLQQQIQFLTPQQQQQLALQAQQNMASPTSSDVDSRRLRMMFNNRNVVLGRDGQTTSGGDIIPNIGSPSQSGGDIDMLIKKKIANAHHHQQQQQQLLQQQSNSQQQHHQAVSSQQSQSSNQLLQQEKPGTGNMPVDGGMPNSFGATDQSTKKRKKPGSSSGRANSSGTGNTAGPSPGSAPSTPSTHTPGDPMPVPQLQQNGVSAKPLAMFGSDGTGSLTSTANPLGDVDRLLEEGLDENVESFLSQDDMDPRDTLGRCMDASKGFGFAEVAKARASASKVVCCHFSSDGKLLATGGHDKKVLLWCTDPLKPKSSLEEHSFLITDVRFSPSMSRLATSSFDKTVRVWDADNTDYSLRTFTGHSASVMSLDFHPNKEDIICSCDSDGEVRSWSINNGSCLTCVKVFKGGATQMRFQPRKGKYLAAASEKAIYILDGETQHACRSPLQGHTKDIQSVCWDSAGDYLASVSEDAVRIWSFTSGQDGEFVNELNCSGNKFQTCVFHPAHPSLLVIGCYESLELWDIREKNAMTLNNAHDGLIAALAASSATGKVASVSHDRLVKLWK
- the LOC119268344 gene encoding transcriptional corepressor LEUNIG-like isoform X2, which gives rise to MSQTNWEADKMLDVYIYDYFMKRNLQATAKAFQSEGKVSSDPVAIDAPGGFLFEWWSVFWDIFIARTNEKHSDVAASYIETQLMKARDQQQQLPQQRQQQPQHIQMQQMLLQRAAQQQQQQHQQQQHQHQQHQQQQQQQQQQQQQQQQQQQQQQRRDDSYLLNGTSSGLSGNNPLMRQNQSTANVMATKMYEERLKLPSQRDSLEDTSMKLQQRYGENAGQLLDPNETSLLKAAASGQSSGQILHGSIGGLSGTMQQIQGRSPQLPGHAQSIKTEINPILTPRAAGPEGSFMGLQGSNQAANNLTLKGWPLTQGLEQLRSGILQQKSFMQNQHQLQQQIQFLTPQQQQQLALQAQQNMASPTSSDVDSRRLRMMFNNRNVVLGRDGQTTSGGDIIPNIGSPSQSGGDIDMLIKKKIANAHHHQQQQQQLLQQQSNSQQQHHQAVSSQQSQSSNQLLQQEKPGTGNMPVDGGMPNSFGATDQSTKKRKKPGSSSGRANSSGTGNTAGPSPGSAPSTPSTHTPGDPMPVPQLQQNGVSAKPLAMFGSDGTGSLTSTANPLGDVDRLLEEGLDENVESFLSQDDMDPRDTLGRCMDASKGFGFAEVAKARASASKVVCCHFSSDGKLLATGGHDKKVLLWCTDPLKPKSSLEEHSFLITDVRFSPSMSRLATSSFDKTVRVWDADNTDYSLRTFTGHSASVMSLDFHPNKEDIICSCDSDGEVRSWSINNGSCLTCVKVFKGGATQMRFQPRKGKYLAAASEKAIYILDGETQHACRSPLQGHTKDIQSVCWDSAGDYLASVSEDAVRIWSFTSGQDGEFVNELNCSGNKFQTCVFHPAHPSLLVIGCYESLELWDIREKNAMTLNNAHDGLIAALAASSATGKVASVSHDRLVKLWK
- the LOC119268344 gene encoding transcriptional corepressor LEUNIG-like isoform X7 is translated as MSQTNWEADKMLDVYIYDYFMKRNLQATAKAFQSEGKVSSDPVAIDAPGGFLFEWWSVFWDIFIARTNEKHSDVAASYIETQLMKARDQQQQLPQQRQQQPQHIQMQQMLLQRAAQQQQQQHQQQQHQHQQHQQQQQQQQQQQQQQQQQQQQQQRRDDSYLLNGTSSGLSGNNPLMRQNQSTANVMATKMYEERLKLPSQRDSLEDTSMKLQQRYGENAGQLLDPNETSLLKAAASGQSSGQILHGSIGGLSGTMQQIQGRSPQLPGHAQQSIKTEINPILTPRAAGPEGSFMGLQGSNQAANNLTLKGWPLTQGLEQLRSGILQQKSFMQNQHQLQQQIQFLTPQQQQQLALQAQQNMASPTSSDVDSRRLRMMFNNRNVVLGRDGQTTSGGDIIPNIGSPSQSGGDIDMLIKQQQQLLQQQSNSQQQHHQAVSSQQSQSSNQLLQQEKPGTGNMPVDGGMPNSFGATDQSTKKRKKPGSSSGRANSSGTGNTAGPSPGSAPSTPSTHTPGDPMPVPQLQQNGVSAKPLAMFGSDGTGSLTSTANPLGDVDRLLEEGLDENVESFLSQDDMDPRDTLGRCMDASKGFGFAEVAKARASASKVVCCHFSSDGKLLATGGHDKKVLLWCTDPLKPKSSLEEHSFLITDVRFSPSMSRLATSSFDKTVRVWDADNTDYSLRTFTGHSASVMSLDFHPNKEDIICSCDSDGEVRSWSINNGSCLTCVKVFKGGATQMRFQPRKGKYLAAASEKAIYILDGETQHACRSPLQGHTKDIQSVCWDSAGDYLASVSEDAVRIWSFTSGQDGEFVNELNCSGNKFQTCVFHPAHPSLLVIGCYESLELWDIREKNAMTLNNAHDGLIAALAASSATGKVASVSHDRLVKLWK
- the LOC119268344 gene encoding transcriptional corepressor LEUNIG-like isoform X6; its protein translation is MSQTNWEADKMLDVYIYDYFMKRNLQATAKAFQSEGKVSSDPVAIDAPGGFLFEWWSVFWDIFIARTNEKHSDVAASYIETQLMKARDQQQQLPQQRQQQPQHIQMQQMLLQRAAQQQQQQHQQQQHQHQQHQQQQQQQQQQQQQQQQQQQQQQRRDDSYLLNGTSSGLSGNNPLMRQNQSTANVMATKMYEERLKLPSQRDSLEDTSMKQRYGENAGQLLDPNETSLLKAAASGQSSGQILHGSIGGLSGTMQQIQGRSPQLPGHAQSIKTEINPILTPRAAGPEGSFMGLQGSNQAANNLTLKGWPLTGLEQLRSGILQQKSFMQNQHQLQQQIQFLTPQQQQQLALQAQQNMASPTSSDVDSRRLRMMFNNRNVVLGRDGQTTSGGDIIPNIGSPSQSGGDIDMLIKKKIANAHHHQQQQQQLLQQQSNSQQQHHQAVSSQQSQSSNQLLQQEKPGTGNMPVDGGMPNSFGATDQSTKKRKKPGSSSGRANSSGTGNTAGPSPGSAPSTPSTHTPGDPMPVPQLQQNGVSAKPLAMFGSDGTGSLTSTANPLGDVDRLLEEGLDENVESFLSQDDMDPRDTLGRCMDASKGFGFAEVAKARASASKVVCCHFSSDGKLLATGGHDKKVLLWCTDPLKPKSSLEEHSFLITDVRFSPSMSRLATSSFDKTVRVWDADNTDYSLRTFTGHSASVMSLDFHPNKEDIICSCDSDGEVRSWSINNGSCLTCVKVFKGGATQMRFQPRKGKYLAAASEKAIYILDGETQHACRSPLQGHTKDIQSVCWDSAGDYLASVSEDAVRIWSFTSGQDGEFVNELNCSGNKFQTCVFHPAHPSLLVIGCYESLELWDIREKNAMTLNNAHDGLIAALAASSATGKVASVSHDRLVKLWK
- the LOC119268344 gene encoding transcriptional corepressor LEUNIG-like isoform X1; this encodes MSQTNWEADKMLDVYIYDYFMKRNLQATAKAFQSEGKVSSDPVAIDAPGGFLFEWWSVFWDIFIARTNEKHSDVAASYIETQLMKARDQQQQLPQQRQQQPQHIQMQQMLLQRAAQQQQQQHQQQQHQHQQHQQQQQQQQQQQQQQQQQQQQQQRRDDSYLLNGTSSGLSGNNPLMRQNQSTANVMATKMYEERLKLPSQRDSLEDTSMKLQQRYGENAGQLLDPNETSLLKAAASGQSSGQILHGSIGGLSGTMQQIQGRSPQLPGHAQQSIKTEINPILTPRAAGPEGSFMGLQGSNQAANNLTLKGWPLTQGLEQLRSGILQQKSFMQNQHQLQQQIQFLTPQQQQQLALQAQQNMASPTSSDVDSRRLRMMFNNRNVVLGRDGQTTSGGDIIPNIGSPSQSGGDIDMLIKKKIANAHHHQQQQQQLLQQQSNSQQQHHQAVSSQQSQSSNQLLQQEKPGTGNMPVDGGMPNSFGATDQSTKKRKKPGSSSGRANSSGTGNTAGPSPGSAPSTPSTHTPGDPMPVPQLQQNGVSAKPLAMFGSDGTGSLTSTANPLGDVDRLLEEGLDENVESFLSQDDMDPRDTLGRCMDASKGFGFAEVAKARASASKVVCCHFSSDGKLLATGGHDKKVLLWCTDPLKPKSSLEEHSFLITDVRFSPSMSRLATSSFDKTVRVWDADNTDYSLRTFTGHSASVMSLDFHPNKEDIICSCDSDGEVRSWSINNGSCLTCVKVFKGGATQMRFQPRKGKYLAAASEKAIYILDGETQHACRSPLQGHTKDIQSVCWDSAGDYLASVSEDAVRIWSFTSGQDGEFVNELNCSGNKFQTCVFHPAHPSLLVIGCYESLELWDIREKNAMTLNNAHDGLIAALAASSATGKVASVSHDRLVKLWK